Proteins encoded within one genomic window of Synechococcus sp. PCC 7335:
- a CDS encoding FG-GAP repeat protein, with protein sequence MAFSAQFDLDSLDGGNGFALIGADSFEFFGRSVSGAGDINGDGFDDLIIGTSVNSYVVFGSDTGFDAVLDLSNLNGNSGFAINRSGYSVSGAGDINGDGYDDLVMGAPFTSPNGRHSGESYVVFGSGADFDAALDLSSLDGRNGFVINGIDEFDRSGYSVSGAGDINGDGFDDLIVGASYADPNGIYSGESYVVFGSDAGFNPTVELSSLDGSNGFVLRGMNAYEESGYSVSGAGDINSDGFDDLIISAPYSNSNGVYSGKTYVVFGSNADFGTALELSTLDGSNGFVITSTVEHDFSISVSGAGDINGDGFDDLIIGAPTADPNGDNSGQSYVVFGSGVGFGAALDLSSLDGSNGFVINGNDGDDGFGRSVSGAGDVNGDGIDDLIIGAYHDQPRSQSSGQSYVVFGSNAGFGAVLDLSSLDGSSGFVINGNDGDDGFGRSVSGTGDVNGDEIDDLIIGAPAAAPTGERSGKSYVIFGAAMGELLIGTQGKDTLIGGKGDDLLDGRDSNDFLDGNEGDDFLLGGDDRDILIGGDDNDILLGEQGFDTLYGGNGEDTLFGDNGKDTLFGGDGNDSLDGGVGKDTLIGGRGNDTLTGGGGKDTFVLAVGNGTDTITDFSGQDLIGLASGLGIGELSFVGNNIIFTDTNEVLATLTNVDTTSLNKTQFVLV encoded by the coding sequence ATGGCTTTCTCAGCACAGTTTGACTTAGATTCACTCGATGGTGGTAATGGTTTCGCACTTATTGGGGCTGATTCATTTGAATTCTTCGGTCGTTCAGTAAGCGGTGCGGGAGATATCAATGGCGACGGTTTTGATGATTTGATTATTGGCACTTCAGTCAACAGCTACGTGGTGTTTGGCAGCGATACGGGCTTTGATGCGGTGCTCGATCTATCTAACCTAAATGGTAATAGTGGCTTCGCCATCAATCGCTCCGGCTATTCGGTGAGCGGCGCAGGAGATATTAACGGCGATGGCTACGATGATTTGGTTATGGGAGCACCCTTTACTAGCCCAAATGGCCGCCATTCAGGTGAGAGCTACGTAGTATTTGGCAGCGGTGCGGACTTTGATGCAGCGCTCGATCTATCTAGCCTAGACGGGCGTAACGGCTTTGTTATCAACGGTATTGATGAGTTTGATAGATCTGGTTATTCAGTCAGCGGTGCGGGAGATATCAATGGCGACGGCTTCGATGATCTGATTGTCGGCGCATCCTATGCTGATCCTAACGGCATCTATTCGGGTGAAAGCTATGTGGTGTTCGGTAGCGATGCGGGCTTTAACCCTACGGTTGAGCTTTCTAGCTTGGATGGTAGCAACGGCTTTGTGCTAAGGGGTATGAATGCCTACGAGGAATCCGGGTATTCAGTCAGCGGTGCAGGGGATATCAATAGCGATGGCTTCGATGATCTGATTATTAGTGCACCCTATTCCAACTCTAACGGCGTCTACTCAGGTAAGACCTATGTAGTGTTTGGCAGCAATGCGGACTTTGGCACTGCTTTAGAGCTTTCTACTCTAGATGGCAGCAACGGCTTCGTTATAACTTCTACTGTTGAGCATGATTTTTCTATTTCTGTGAGTGGTGCAGGGGATATCAACGGCGATGGCTTCGATGATCTGATTATTGGTGCACCTACTGCTGATCCGAATGGTGACAATTCAGGTCAAAGCTATGTAGTGTTTGGCAGTGGTGTGGGCTTTGGTGCGGCGCTCGATCTATCTAGCCTAGATGGCAGCAACGGCTTCGTCATCAATGGCAATGACGGCGATGATGGTTTTGGTCGTTCGGTAAGCGGTGCGGGTGATGTCAACGGCGATGGGATCGACGACCTAATCATTGGCGCATATCATGATCAGCCTAGAAGCCAATCCTCAGGTCAGAGCTATGTGGTGTTTGGCAGCAATGCGGGCTTTGGTGCTGTGCTCGATCTATCTAGCCTAGATGGCAGCAGCGGCTTCGTCATCAATGGCAATGACGGCGATGATGGTTTTGGTCGTTCGGTGAGCGGGACAGGTGATGTCAACGGTGATGAAATCGACGACCTAATTATTGGCGCACCCGCTGCCGCACCCACTGGCGAACGTTCGGGCAAAAGCTACGTGATATTTGGTGCTGCTATGGGTGAACTTCTCATAGGTACCCAGGGCAAAGATACCCTTATTGGTGGTAAGGGGGATGACTTGCTTGATGGTAGAGACAGCAACGATTTCCTTGATGGTAATGAAGGCGACGACTTTCTCCTCGGCGGAGACGATCGAGACATTCTTATCGGCGGAGATGATAATGACATTCTCCTTGGTGAGCAGGGCTTTGATACGCTCTATGGTGGTAACGGTGAAGACACGCTCTTCGGCGACAACGGTAAAGACACGCTCTTCGGCGGGGATGGTAACGACAGTCTTGATGGCGGGGTCGGCAAAGATACGCTGATTGGCGGTAGGGGTAACGATACGCTCACGGGTGGTGGCGGCAAAGATACCTTTGTCTTGGCAGTTGGAAACGGTACAGACACTATTACTGACTTTAGTGGCCAAGACCTGATTGGTTTGGCGAGTGGACTAGGTATCGGTGAGCTTTCCTTCGTCGGTAATAACATCATCTTTACGGATACAAACGAGGTACTGGCTACCCTTACTAATGTAGATACCACTAGCTTAAATAAGACTCAGTTCGTGCTGGTCTAG
- a CDS encoding response regulator, with product MLPDLFLAQYIPHGHCYLWQTPLVGLHVISDLLIAVAYFSIPLTLIYFIRQRQQDFPTSLTLLFGSFIFLCGFGHLIDIATLWFPIYWISGIVKALTALVSCYTAMELVVLLPQFLALRESQKKEAAAQKALEKSRQVFRDAFHDAPIGVALVSLVGKFLKVNKSTAQITGYSEEELCAVDFQSITHPDDLQEDLDLVDQLMQGSRRLYQLEKRYFHKSGHIVYVRISVSLLRDANGDPQFFVAHIEDVSEQHRVNAALKAAQQEAEVASKSKSSFLAMMSHEIRTPMNALLGMAELLESTALTVQQKEFVSIIRSSGKTLLTIINDILDFSKVESGNLVLEEGYLDLYECIEDVLILFSNQADEKSLMLSSLVEPATMPTVFTGDPVRMRQILSNLISNSIKFTKKGEISIHVTISPIEAEALSEKRSYYQLQFAVKDTGIGIPKHKLDKLFKPFSQVDSSVTRKHGGTGLGLSICKRLVELMGGQMWVESELGCSSTFHFSIQLPAYENACQTPNLQAHGLSQKNLLIITSNQTNLAHLALQAESWGLNVSQAASPEAALVELRAKPRFDIVAIQKPLHGLGLMEMALRIRELPGYQIVPLIVMKSRKHTHTTPVDSLKGNVAVLRKPVRRSQFYNALVRLLVDKKPFATDSTTLPEQPKTESTISIQNPLRILLAEDIALNQKVALYMITSFGYQADVANNGKEAVEALQSHAYDLVLMDVQMPEMDGLEATRIIRANSNIVQPHIVAMTAHALQGDREECLSAGMNGYIRKPITKDELLKTLQQCPQLDKTLETLSSRDLASPLQ from the coding sequence ATGCTTCCAGATTTATTTTTAGCACAGTATATCCCTCATGGACATTGTTACCTTTGGCAAACGCCTTTAGTAGGACTGCATGTTATCAGCGATTTATTAATTGCTGTGGCCTACTTTTCTATTCCCCTAACACTTATCTATTTCATTCGTCAACGTCAGCAGGACTTCCCAACTTCTCTAACTCTGTTATTTGGGAGCTTCATTTTTCTTTGCGGATTTGGCCATTTGATTGATATTGCAACGCTATGGTTTCCGATCTACTGGATTTCCGGCATCGTTAAGGCGTTAACAGCTTTAGTCTCTTGTTACACTGCGATGGAGTTGGTTGTATTACTTCCGCAGTTCTTGGCACTTAGGGAGTCGCAGAAGAAAGAAGCGGCTGCTCAAAAAGCGCTAGAAAAAAGTCGACAGGTTTTCAGAGATGCCTTTCATGATGCTCCTATCGGCGTGGCGTTAGTTTCCCTTGTTGGGAAATTTCTGAAAGTCAACAAAAGTACGGCTCAAATTACAGGCTACTCTGAAGAGGAGTTATGCGCAGTCGATTTTCAATCTATTACGCACCCAGACGACTTGCAGGAAGACCTTGACCTTGTTGATCAGCTGATGCAGGGCTCGCGTCGATTATACCAGCTCGAAAAAAGATACTTCCATAAGTCAGGCCATATTGTCTACGTACGAATCAGCGTCTCCCTTTTAAGAGATGCTAATGGCGATCCACAATTTTTCGTTGCTCACATTGAAGATGTATCAGAGCAGCATCGAGTCAATGCTGCTCTAAAAGCAGCGCAGCAAGAGGCTGAAGTCGCAAGCAAATCTAAGAGCAGTTTCCTAGCGATGATGAGCCATGAAATTCGCACCCCAATGAACGCCTTGCTCGGTATGGCGGAGCTACTAGAGAGTACTGCTCTCACCGTTCAGCAGAAAGAGTTCGTTAGTATCATCCGCTCTAGCGGCAAAACCCTTCTAACGATTATTAATGATATTCTTGATTTCTCTAAGGTTGAGTCCGGTAATTTAGTACTCGAAGAAGGATATCTAGATTTATACGAGTGCATAGAGGATGTGCTCATTCTATTTTCAAACCAAGCAGACGAGAAATCATTAATGCTCTCTTCTCTGGTTGAGCCAGCGACGATGCCGACCGTTTTCACAGGCGATCCGGTACGCATGCGACAAATTTTAAGCAATTTAATTAGCAATAGTATTAAGTTTACTAAAAAGGGAGAGATAAGCATTCACGTAACGATTAGCCCCATAGAAGCTGAGGCATTATCCGAGAAGCGTTCATACTATCAGCTTCAGTTTGCGGTCAAAGATACCGGCATCGGTATCCCCAAACACAAGCTTGATAAGCTCTTCAAGCCATTTAGCCAGGTTGACTCTTCAGTAACCCGCAAACACGGTGGCACTGGACTTGGGCTATCTATTTGTAAACGCCTGGTTGAGCTAATGGGAGGGCAAATGTGGGTTGAGAGCGAACTAGGCTGCAGTTCTACATTCCATTTTTCAATTCAGTTGCCAGCCTATGAAAATGCTTGCCAAACTCCGAATCTGCAAGCTCATGGCTTAAGCCAAAAGAATTTGTTGATTATTACTAGTAACCAGACGAACCTAGCACATCTTGCTCTACAAGCTGAATCGTGGGGACTTAACGTAAGTCAGGCAGCCTCGCCAGAAGCGGCCTTAGTCGAACTCAGGGCCAAGCCGCGGTTTGATATCGTAGCCATTCAAAAACCACTGCACGGCTTAGGGCTGATGGAAATGGCTCTACGAATTCGAGAACTACCGGGGTATCAAATAGTGCCGTTGATTGTTATGAAGTCTCGAAAGCACACCCATACAACGCCTGTAGACTCGCTCAAAGGCAATGTAGCCGTATTGAGAAAGCCGGTTAGGCGCTCTCAATTTTACAACGCACTTGTAAGACTACTAGTTGATAAAAAGCCCTTTGCTACTGACTCTACTACGCTACCGGAACAGCCTAAAACAGAATCTACTATCAGCATTCAAAATCCCCTACGCATTCTGCTTGCGGAAGATATTGCTCTCAACCAAAAAGTGGCACTCTACATGATCACTTCCTTCGGTTATCAGGCTGATGTCGCCAACAATGGAAAAGAAGCGGTCGAAGCACTACAATCCCACGCTTATGATTTGGTATTGATGGATGTTCAAATGCCAGAGATGGATGGATTAGAAGCGACCCGAATAATTCGCGCCAATTCAAATATTGTTCAGCCTCATATTGTGGCAATGACTGCCCATGCGCTGCAAGGAGATCGCGAAGAATGCCTTTCTGCTGGAATGAATGGCTACATTAGGAAACCTATCACTAAGGATGAATTACTTAAAACGCTGCAGCAATGTCCACAATTAGACAAGACGCTTGAAACTCTTTCATCCAGAGACCTAGCATCACCGCTTCAATAG
- a CDS encoding GGDEF domain-containing protein, with translation MERRFTGKLSFDCFESASRTILRFLHKRFDFDLWLVTRKQGDFWFLLHTEGDGYQETASKQVFRWADSFCSEMVKGNGPNIALQSDLVEAYRTTTLARHLKIKAYVGFPIYHTDGTLFGTLCGLDPLPKSTELLAEHDLFEMLSSVLTTVLQTELRVVASSRRLERLQLEALTDSLTQLFNRRAWDEFLAAEEIRCRRYGGVVTVLILDLNGLKQENDTKGHAAGDALLQRTGRVLRQVARENDMVARLGGDEFGIIAVECSLADGGQELLKRVRNALAAEGIKASVGIAEGTSSTGLKKTWEKADQRMYEEKQSLYTENALVS, from the coding sequence ATGGAAAGAAGATTCACAGGCAAGTTATCCTTCGACTGCTTTGAAAGCGCTAGTCGAACTATTCTAAGGTTTCTGCATAAGCGCTTTGACTTTGATCTTTGGCTAGTGACCCGCAAGCAAGGAGACTTCTGGTTTCTTCTTCACACTGAAGGCGATGGATATCAGGAAACAGCATCAAAGCAGGTCTTCAGGTGGGCCGACTCATTCTGCTCTGAAATGGTGAAGGGTAACGGTCCGAACATTGCTCTTCAATCGGATCTAGTCGAGGCTTATCGAACCACGACCCTAGCACGTCATCTGAAGATAAAAGCATACGTCGGATTTCCTATATATCACACAGATGGAACCCTTTTTGGAACACTCTGTGGTCTCGATCCGTTGCCGAAATCAACCGAACTGCTAGCTGAGCATGACCTATTCGAAATGCTCTCATCCGTACTGACGACAGTACTTCAAACTGAGCTTAGGGTGGTAGCCTCTAGCCGTCGCTTAGAGCGTCTACAGCTAGAGGCACTAACCGATTCGCTCACCCAATTGTTTAACCGGCGCGCGTGGGATGAGTTTCTAGCTGCTGAGGAAATTCGCTGCCGTCGCTATGGTGGTGTGGTAACTGTGCTAATCCTTGACCTTAATGGGCTTAAGCAAGAGAATGATACCAAAGGACATGCCGCTGGTGACGCACTGCTCCAGCGTACAGGTCGCGTTTTGCGTCAGGTAGCGAGAGAGAATGATATGGTAGCTCGGCTAGGCGGTGATGAGTTTGGCATTATTGCGGTAGAGTGCAGTCTTGCAGATGGAGGTCAAGAATTACTCAAGCGGGTCCGTAACGCGCTCGCCGCAGAAGGCATTAAAGCCTCTGTAGGCATTGCAGAAGGAACGTCTTCGACGGGACTAAAGAAGACCTGGGAAAAAGCCGACCAGCGGATGTATGAAGAGAAGCAATCTCTTTATACCGAGAACGCGCTGGTCAGCTAA
- a CDS encoding thioredoxin domain-containing protein produces MDAMPILKETDHTRGSLSAALLMMTYGTYQCPYSEQAHKTTQKLCQSLGDQFCFVFRHFPQPDIYPQSRKAAETAEAAGSQGKFWEMHDKLFDNTDKLDDASLVEYADELGLDVPQFLHELGYHLHASRIQSDIDSAKQYGVKKSPTFFISVRHQGTEKLETLVQQILTVALKNAG; encoded by the coding sequence ATGGACGCAATGCCCATTTTGAAGGAAACCGACCACACTAGGGGTTCGCTGTCTGCAGCGCTGCTAATGATGACCTACGGAACTTATCAATGCCCTTACTCAGAGCAGGCACACAAGACAACTCAAAAGCTGTGTCAATCCCTAGGCGATCAATTCTGCTTTGTCTTTCGTCATTTTCCGCAGCCCGATATCTATCCTCAATCGCGCAAGGCCGCTGAGACGGCTGAAGCTGCAGGTAGCCAAGGAAAATTCTGGGAGATGCACGACAAACTATTCGACAACACAGATAAGTTAGACGATGCTTCTCTGGTTGAGTATGCAGATGAGCTTGGTCTAGATGTTCCTCAATTTCTACACGAGCTAGGCTATCACCTTCATGCCTCGCGAATTCAGTCTGACATCGATAGCGCCAAGCAATATGGTGTTAAAAAGTCTCCAACCTTTTTTATTAGCGTTCGTCATCAGGGCACCGAAAAACTAGAGACGTTAGTTCAGCAGATCTTAACCGTGGCACTTAAAAACGCTGGTTAG
- a CDS encoding response regulator produces MQSIDNPFSLLKDLTVKVDTSPDLASALHIVVQTICQRCHWSYGEAWQLDPQTNCLVNQATFCNINGELGTSDIATNCKSFEQLSQGCTFAPGEGIPGRVWASQQWEWHTNVSTVDEAVFLRTEAAIAYGFKAAFCVPLVAKDQTLAVLLFSSTKALPESPQLIEIIEIFSIILGRLLQRRQSEERLRDSEARFRAFMNNTDAMVFMKDSQGCFTYVNRPLEAEFKLQPDELVGKDDFYLSSEEVAKQVRENDARVLSNNQSQSLVEVVPTPDGISRYWKVNKFPFTDHSGQKHVGGTAFDITQQKQLEKRLTLEKLEQQRINESLAIAIKAAEAASQAKSSFLAMMSHEIRTPMNAMLGMAELLDGTELSPQQQDFINIIRTGGNTLLTVINDILDFSKIESNNLELEISRFDLYECIEQVLTLFSNQAEEKQLSLTSIVEPIELDRIPTYFKGDVTRLQQILSNLVSNSIKFTQEGEVSLQVKVGAVASEERAEEPSSNYELQFLVTDTGIGIAEEKIPYLFQPFSQVDASMTRRYGGTGLGLAISKQLVELMGGEMGMVSKVGSGSTFHFCIRLKACNETYQGSSAGDQINLASKRVLIVDSNATRCKSLMLQARSWSLKVEVAASAEAALIKLFRSERFDVIVISGLISDLSSSYLVSQIRNFPDYLSVPLILLQARGESSLPSSYLQDSKMKLLHTPVRRSQFYNTLVQLLQPDSVSLKETTNTQSNDIQLKTENTSKIAADYNLPQEKPLRILLTEDILLNQTVALQMLSSYGYQADVANNGKEAVAALKEQPYDLVLMDVQMPEMDGLEATRTIRAETTIEQPYIVAMTAHAMQGDRERCLGAGMNDYVRKPIRRRDVAAVLQQCPSSRDAKQKQVPKEPSLPSLAKIPAKTHSEPRMPDTADTPTLDTTSMESLSTDREFLEEICNSFLDDAPGRVRELRMAVDTADAPTIATTAHALKSLSGCIGAMSLFQLCQSIEANAKSNYVEPVASSLAQVITEYDKVQLAVEAYKSTLS; encoded by the coding sequence AGACCTAACCGTAAAGGTAGATACTTCTCCAGATTTGGCCTCGGCTCTTCACATCGTTGTTCAAACAATTTGTCAACGGTGTCATTGGAGCTATGGCGAGGCTTGGCAACTAGATCCTCAAACCAATTGTCTCGTTAATCAAGCAACGTTTTGCAATATCAATGGTGAACTTGGTACTAGCGATATAGCGACCAATTGTAAGTCCTTTGAACAGCTTAGTCAGGGGTGTACCTTTGCCCCAGGAGAAGGCATCCCAGGACGAGTATGGGCCTCTCAGCAATGGGAGTGGCATACCAATGTCTCAACCGTCGATGAGGCGGTCTTTCTGCGAACTGAAGCTGCGATCGCCTACGGCTTTAAAGCAGCGTTCTGTGTACCCTTGGTAGCGAAAGATCAGACACTAGCAGTCTTACTATTTTCTAGTACCAAAGCCTTACCAGAAAGTCCGCAGCTTATCGAGATTATTGAGATCTTCTCTATCATCCTAGGAAGACTACTTCAGCGCCGTCAAAGTGAAGAGCGTCTGCGAGATAGCGAAGCTCGATTTCGAGCTTTTATGAATAATACCGACGCGATGGTCTTTATGAAAGACTCGCAAGGCTGCTTTACTTATGTTAATCGCCCCCTAGAAGCTGAGTTTAAACTCCAGCCAGATGAGTTAGTGGGGAAAGACGACTTTTATCTATCGTCCGAAGAGGTAGCAAAGCAGGTACGTGAAAATGATGCCAGAGTGCTATCGAACAACCAATCTCAATCTCTTGTCGAAGTAGTACCCACCCCAGATGGGATCAGCAGATATTGGAAAGTAAACAAGTTTCCTTTTACTGACCATTCAGGACAAAAACATGTGGGTGGTACGGCATTTGATATCACTCAACAAAAGCAACTAGAGAAGCGGCTGACTCTAGAAAAACTAGAACAACAGCGTATTAATGAGTCGTTAGCGATCGCGATCAAAGCTGCTGAAGCTGCTAGTCAGGCCAAAAGCAGCTTCTTAGCGATGATGAGTCACGAGATTCGCACGCCAATGAACGCAATGCTTGGTATGGCAGAGCTGCTAGATGGCACCGAGCTTAGCCCTCAGCAACAAGATTTCATTAACATCATCCGCACAGGCGGTAATACATTACTGACTGTTATTAACGACATTCTTGATTTCTCTAAGATTGAATCAAACAATCTAGAGCTAGAAATTAGTCGCTTCGACCTATATGAGTGCATAGAACAAGTTCTGACATTATTTTCAAATCAAGCAGAGGAAAAGCAGCTGTCGCTGACTTCCATTGTTGAACCCATTGAATTAGACCGTATTCCTACGTACTTCAAAGGCGATGTAACTCGCCTTCAACAAATCCTATCTAATCTAGTTAGCAATAGCATAAAGTTTACTCAGGAAGGCGAGGTCAGCTTGCAAGTTAAAGTCGGAGCTGTTGCTAGCGAAGAACGAGCTGAAGAACCATCATCTAACTACGAACTTCAGTTTCTGGTCACAGATACAGGGATTGGCATTGCCGAAGAGAAGATACCGTATCTTTTCCAGCCATTTTCTCAGGTGGACGCCTCTATGACGCGTCGATATGGTGGAACAGGATTAGGATTAGCTATCAGTAAGCAACTGGTTGAACTGATGGGTGGCGAGATGGGTATGGTGAGCAAGGTAGGAAGCGGATCTACTTTTCACTTCTGTATCAGGCTTAAAGCTTGTAATGAAACATACCAAGGCAGCTCCGCTGGTGATCAAATTAATCTAGCAAGCAAGCGTGTGTTGATAGTAGATAGTAATGCTACTAGGTGTAAGTCGCTCATGCTACAGGCCCGGTCATGGTCTTTGAAAGTAGAGGTAGCAGCATCGGCAGAAGCTGCACTTATCAAGCTATTCCGCAGCGAACGGTTTGATGTGATCGTTATTAGTGGGCTAATTAGTGATCTAAGTAGCTCCTACCTGGTGTCTCAGATCCGAAACTTTCCTGACTACTTATCAGTACCTTTGATTCTGCTACAGGCCCGTGGAGAGAGTTCACTACCATCTTCGTATCTTCAAGATAGCAAGATGAAGTTGCTGCATACCCCTGTTAGACGCTCTCAGTTCTACAATACGCTAGTACAGCTTCTGCAGCCTGATTCAGTCAGCCTCAAAGAAACGACTAACACTCAATCAAATGACATTCAATTAAAAACCGAAAACACTTCGAAGATAGCTGCAGATTACAATCTCCCGCAGGAAAAGCCCTTACGCATCTTGCTAACAGAAGATATTCTGCTAAATCAAACCGTAGCCTTACAAATGCTATCTTCTTACGGCTATCAAGCTGATGTTGCGAACAACGGCAAAGAAGCGGTTGCCGCTCTGAAAGAACAGCCGTACGATCTAGTGCTTATGGATGTACAAATGCCAGAAATGGACGGGTTAGAAGCCACTCGAACTATCCGAGCTGAGACAACTATAGAACAACCCTATATTGTTGCGATGACGGCACATGCAATGCAAGGCGATCGCGAACGATGTCTCGGCGCAGGAATGAATGATTACGTTAGAAAGCCCATTCGCAGACGAGATGTTGCGGCGGTTCTACAACAGTGTCCGTCTAGTAGAGACGCCAAGCAGAAACAGGTTCCAAAAGAGCCCTCCTTACCCTCATTGGCTAAAATACCAGCAAAAACGCATAGTGAGCCTCGAATGCCAGACACTGCAGACACGCCGACGCTAGACACTACGAGCATGGAAAGCCTCAGTACAGATAGAGAGTTCTTAGAGGAGATCTGCAACAGCTTTTTAGACGACGCGCCAGGGCGAGTAAGGGAGCTGCGAATGGCGGTTGACACAGCAGATGCTCCAACTATAGCAACCACTGCTCACGCGCTAAAGTCACTCAGCGGCTGTATTGGAGCAATGTCCCTCTTCCAACTTTGTCAATCTATAGAAGCCAATGCCAAGAGCAACTACGTTGAGCCTGTAGCATCCTCGCTAGCTCAAGTCATTACCGAATATGACAAGGTTCAACTGGCTGTAGAAGCCTACAAATCAACACTTTCATAG